GTGATCACGTTTAAGTTTACCAGATCCAGTTTTTTTGAAACGCTTTGCAGCGCCGCGATGAGTTTTTTGTTTAGGCATAGGTATTTCCTCCTCTATCTATTACTTATCGTTTTTCGGTGCTAAAATTAAGAACATGCTACGTCCTTCCATTTTAGGCTTAGATTCAATTGTTCCTACTTCAGCACAAGCTTCCGCGAAACGATCTAAGACACGTTGACCGATTTCTTTATGAGTAATGGCACGTCCTTTAAAGCGAATAGATGCTTTAACTTTGTCGCCTTTACCTAAAAATTTAAGAGCGTTGCGAAGTTTTGTGTTAAAGTCATGTTCATCAATTGTTGGACTTAAACGAACTTCTTTCATGCTAATTACTTTTTGATTTTTACGCTGCTCTTTTTCTTTCTTTTGTTGCTCAAAGCGGAATTTACCATAATCCATAATGCGGCATACTGGCGGTTTCGCATTTGGAGCAACTAATACTAAATCAAGATTAAGATTTGCAGCCATATCTAAAGCGTCATTACGAGACTTAATACCAAGTTGATCACC
The window above is part of the Bacillus cytotoxicus NVH 391-98 genome. Proteins encoded here:
- the infC gene encoding translation initiation factor IF-3, translating into MMINEQIRAREVRLVGANGDQLGIKSRNDALDMAANLNLDLVLVAPNAKPPVCRIMDYGKFRFEQQKKEKEQRKNQKVISMKEVRLSPTIDEHDFNTKLRNALKFLGKGDKVKASIRFKGRAITHKEIGQRVLDRFAEACAEVGTIESKPKMEGRSMFLILAPKNDK